A window of Symphalangus syndactylus isolate Jambi chromosome 24, NHGRI_mSymSyn1-v2.1_pri, whole genome shotgun sequence contains these coding sequences:
- the LIME1 gene encoding lck-interacting transmembrane adapter 1 isoform X1, producing MAAAQGGRLRGGARRQEQEVMRWGAQPRAAQRPSWPAPDRAEDPWPWAWASASQDGAASVLGPSCPLGSRVLRPAPLAVGAVHSLPQEEGAEAAGEAAGQCDGSGSALRPASMDLLRPHRLEVSRDITGPQAAPSAFPHQKLPWALPAAAATAGCAGLDATYSNVRLAALPGVSLAASPVVAEYARVQKCKGTHRSPQEPQQGKAEVTPAAQVDVLYSRVCKPKRRDPGPTTDPLDPKGHGAILALASDPAYQTLPLRALDVDSGPLENVYESIQELGDPAGRSSTCGTRTPPASSCPSLGRGWRPSPP from the exons ATGGCTGCTGCccagggtgggaggctcaggggAGGCGCTCGGCGACAGGAGCAGGAAGTGATGAGGTGGGGAGCTCAGCCGAGGGCTGCACAAAGACCTTCCTGGCCTGCCCCAGACAGAGCTGAGGACCCCTGGCCGTGGGCTTG GGCCTCGGCTTCACAGGATGGGGCTGCCAGTGTCCTGGGCCCCTCCTGCCCTCTGGGTTCTAGGGTGCTGCGCCCTGCTCCTCTGGCTGTGGGCGCTGTGCACAGCCTGCCGCAG GAAGAGGGCGCGGAGGCAGCGGGCGAGGCTGCAGGGCAGTGCGACGGCAGCGGAAGCG ccctgcgGCCTGCCAGCATGGATCTCCTGCGCCCACACCGGCTGGAGGTGTCCAGGGACATCACCGGACCGCAGGCAGCCCCCTCTGCCTTCCCACACCAGAAGCTGCCCTGGGCTCTGCCGGCAGCTGCAGCCACCGCAGGGTGCGCTGGCCTCGACGCCACCTATTCCAACGTGAGGCTGGCGGCCCTTCCGGGGGTCAGCCTGGCGGCCAGCCCTGTGGTGGCTGAGTATGCCCGCGTCCAGAAGTGCAAAGGGACCCATCGCAGTCCCCAAGAGCCACAGcaggggaaggctgaggtgaCCCCGGCCGCTCAG GTGGACGTCCTGTACTCCAGGGTCTGCAAGCCTAAAAGGAGGGACCCAGGACCCACCACAGACCCGCTGGACCCCAAGGGCCACGGAGCGATTCTGGCCCTGGCGAGTGACCCGGCCTACCAGACCCTCCCGCTCAGGGCCCTGGATGTGGACAGCGGCCCCCTGGAAAACGTGTATGAGAGCATCCAGGAGCTGGGGGACCCTGCTGGCAGGAGCAGCACGTGCGGGACTCGGACGCCCCCTGCTTCCAGCTGCCCCAGCCTAGGGAGGGGCTGGAGACCCTCCCCGCCCTGA
- the LIME1 gene encoding lck-interacting transmembrane adapter 1 isoform X2: MAAAQGGRLRGGARRQEQEVMRWGAQPRAAQRPSWPAPDRAEDPWPWAWPEDAVSPRKRARRQRARLQGSATAAEASMLRRTHLCSLSKSDTRLHELHRGPRGSRALRPASMDLLRPHRLEVSRDITGPQAAPSAFPHQKLPWALPAAAATAGCAGLDATYSNVRLAALPGVSLAASPVVAEYARVQKCKGTHRSPQEPQQGKAEVTPAAQVDVLYSRVCKPKRRDPGPTTDPLDPKGHGAILALASDPAYQTLPLRALDVDSGPLENVYESIQELGDPAGRSSTCGTRTPPASSCPSLGRGWRPSPP, translated from the exons ATGGCTGCTGCccagggtgggaggctcaggggAGGCGCTCGGCGACAGGAGCAGGAAGTGATGAGGTGGGGAGCTCAGCCGAGGGCTGCACAAAGACCTTCCTGGCCTGCCCCAGACAGAGCTGAGGACCCCTGGCCGTGGGCTTG GCCTGAGGACGCTGTATCCCCCAGGAAGAGGGCGCGGAGGCAGCGGGCGAGGCTGCAGGGCAGTGCGACGGCAGCGGAAGCG TCCATGCTGAGGCGGACCCACCTCTGCTCCCTCAGCAAGTCGGACACCAGACTGCACGAGCTGCACCGGGGCCCGCGCGGCAGCAGGG ccctgcgGCCTGCCAGCATGGATCTCCTGCGCCCACACCGGCTGGAGGTGTCCAGGGACATCACCGGACCGCAGGCAGCCCCCTCTGCCTTCCCACACCAGAAGCTGCCCTGGGCTCTGCCGGCAGCTGCAGCCACCGCAGGGTGCGCTGGCCTCGACGCCACCTATTCCAACGTGAGGCTGGCGGCCCTTCCGGGGGTCAGCCTGGCGGCCAGCCCTGTGGTGGCTGAGTATGCCCGCGTCCAGAAGTGCAAAGGGACCCATCGCAGTCCCCAAGAGCCACAGcaggggaaggctgaggtgaCCCCGGCCGCTCAG GTGGACGTCCTGTACTCCAGGGTCTGCAAGCCTAAAAGGAGGGACCCAGGACCCACCACAGACCCGCTGGACCCCAAGGGCCACGGAGCGATTCTGGCCCTGGCGAGTGACCCGGCCTACCAGACCCTCCCGCTCAGGGCCCTGGATGTGGACAGCGGCCCCCTGGAAAACGTGTATGAGAGCATCCAGGAGCTGGGGGACCCTGCTGGCAGGAGCAGCACGTGCGGGACTCGGACGCCCCCTGCTTCCAGCTGCCCCAGCCTAGGGAGGGGCTGGAGACCCTCCCCGCCCTGA
- the LIME1 gene encoding lck-interacting transmembrane adapter 1 isoform X3, whose amino-acid sequence MGLPVSWAPPALWVLGCCALLLWLWALCTACRRPEDAVSPRKRARRQRARLQGSATAAEASMLRRTHLCSLSKSDTRLHELHRGPRGSRALRPASMDLLRPHRLEVSRDITGPQAAPSAFPHQKLPWALPAAAATAGCAGLDATYSNVRLAALPGVSLAASPVVAEYARVQKCKGTHRSPQEPQQGKAEVTPAAQVDVLYSRVCKPKRRDPGPTTDPLDPKGHGAILALASDPAYQTLPLRALDVDSGPLENVYESIQELGDPAGRSSTCGTRTPPASSCPSLGRGWRPSPP is encoded by the exons ATGGGGCTGCCAGTGTCCTGGGCCCCTCCTGCCCTCTGGGTTCTAGGGTGCTGCGCCCTGCTCCTCTGGCTGTGGGCGCTGTGCACAGCCTGCCGCAG GCCTGAGGACGCTGTATCCCCCAGGAAGAGGGCGCGGAGGCAGCGGGCGAGGCTGCAGGGCAGTGCGACGGCAGCGGAAGCG TCCATGCTGAGGCGGACCCACCTCTGCTCCCTCAGCAAGTCGGACACCAGACTGCACGAGCTGCACCGGGGCCCGCGCGGCAGCAGGG ccctgcgGCCTGCCAGCATGGATCTCCTGCGCCCACACCGGCTGGAGGTGTCCAGGGACATCACCGGACCGCAGGCAGCCCCCTCTGCCTTCCCACACCAGAAGCTGCCCTGGGCTCTGCCGGCAGCTGCAGCCACCGCAGGGTGCGCTGGCCTCGACGCCACCTATTCCAACGTGAGGCTGGCGGCCCTTCCGGGGGTCAGCCTGGCGGCCAGCCCTGTGGTGGCTGAGTATGCCCGCGTCCAGAAGTGCAAAGGGACCCATCGCAGTCCCCAAGAGCCACAGcaggggaaggctgaggtgaCCCCGGCCGCTCAG GTGGACGTCCTGTACTCCAGGGTCTGCAAGCCTAAAAGGAGGGACCCAGGACCCACCACAGACCCGCTGGACCCCAAGGGCCACGGAGCGATTCTGGCCCTGGCGAGTGACCCGGCCTACCAGACCCTCCCGCTCAGGGCCCTGGATGTGGACAGCGGCCCCCTGGAAAACGTGTATGAGAGCATCCAGGAGCTGGGGGACCCTGCTGGCAGGAGCAGCACGTGCGGGACTCGGACGCCCCCTGCTTCCAGCTGCCCCAGCCTAGGGAGGGGCTGGAGACCCTCCCCGCCCTGA
- the LIME1 gene encoding lck-interacting transmembrane adapter 1 isoform X4, with amino-acid sequence MGLPVSWAPPALWVLGCCALLLWLWALCTACRRKRARRQRARLQGSATAAEASMLRRTHLCSLSKSDTRLHELHRGPRGSRALRPASMDLLRPHRLEVSRDITGPQAAPSAFPHQKLPWALPAAAATAGCAGLDATYSNVRLAALPGVSLAASPVVAEYARVQKCKGTHRSPQEPQQGKAEVTPAAQVDVLYSRVCKPKRRDPGPTTDPLDPKGHGAILALASDPAYQTLPLRALDVDSGPLENVYESIQELGDPAGRSSTCGTRTPPASSCPSLGRGWRPSPP; translated from the exons ATGGGGCTGCCAGTGTCCTGGGCCCCTCCTGCCCTCTGGGTTCTAGGGTGCTGCGCCCTGCTCCTCTGGCTGTGGGCGCTGTGCACAGCCTGCCGCAG GAAGAGGGCGCGGAGGCAGCGGGCGAGGCTGCAGGGCAGTGCGACGGCAGCGGAAGCG TCCATGCTGAGGCGGACCCACCTCTGCTCCCTCAGCAAGTCGGACACCAGACTGCACGAGCTGCACCGGGGCCCGCGCGGCAGCAGGG ccctgcgGCCTGCCAGCATGGATCTCCTGCGCCCACACCGGCTGGAGGTGTCCAGGGACATCACCGGACCGCAGGCAGCCCCCTCTGCCTTCCCACACCAGAAGCTGCCCTGGGCTCTGCCGGCAGCTGCAGCCACCGCAGGGTGCGCTGGCCTCGACGCCACCTATTCCAACGTGAGGCTGGCGGCCCTTCCGGGGGTCAGCCTGGCGGCCAGCCCTGTGGTGGCTGAGTATGCCCGCGTCCAGAAGTGCAAAGGGACCCATCGCAGTCCCCAAGAGCCACAGcaggggaaggctgaggtgaCCCCGGCCGCTCAG GTGGACGTCCTGTACTCCAGGGTCTGCAAGCCTAAAAGGAGGGACCCAGGACCCACCACAGACCCGCTGGACCCCAAGGGCCACGGAGCGATTCTGGCCCTGGCGAGTGACCCGGCCTACCAGACCCTCCCGCTCAGGGCCCTGGATGTGGACAGCGGCCCCCTGGAAAACGTGTATGAGAGCATCCAGGAGCTGGGGGACCCTGCTGGCAGGAGCAGCACGTGCGGGACTCGGACGCCCCCTGCTTCCAGCTGCCCCAGCCTAGGGAGGGGCTGGAGACCCTCCCCGCCCTGA
- the LIME1 gene encoding lck-interacting transmembrane adapter 1 isoform X5, with the protein MGLPVSWAPPALWVLGCCALLLWLWALCTACRRPEDAVSPRKRARRQRARLQGSATAAEAQVGHQTARAAPGPARQQGPAACQHGSPAPTPAGGVQGHHRTAGSPLCLPTPEAALGSAGSCSHRRVRWPRRHLFQREAGGPSGGQPGGQPCGG; encoded by the exons ATGGGGCTGCCAGTGTCCTGGGCCCCTCCTGCCCTCTGGGTTCTAGGGTGCTGCGCCCTGCTCCTCTGGCTGTGGGCGCTGTGCACAGCCTGCCGCAG GCCTGAGGACGCTGTATCCCCCAGGAAGAGGGCGCGGAGGCAGCGGGCGAGGCTGCAGGGCAGTGCGACGGCAGCGGAAGCG CAAGTCGGACACCAGACTGCACGAGCTGCACCGGGGCCCGCGCGGCAGCAGGG ccctgcgGCCTGCCAGCATGGATCTCCTGCGCCCACACCGGCTGGAGGTGTCCAGGGACATCACCGGACCGCAGGCAGCCCCCTCTGCCTTCCCACACCAGAAGCTGCCCTGGGCTCTGCCGGCAGCTGCAGCCACCGCAGGGTGCGCTGGCCTCGACGCCACCTATTCCAACGTGAGGCTGGCGGCCCTTCCGGGGGTCAGCCTGGCGGCCAGCCCTGTGGTGGCTGA